The Mesomycoplasma ovipneumoniae genome includes a region encoding these proteins:
- a CDS encoding Mbov_0396 family ICE element transmembrane protein produces the protein MFGWLFSGLINIITYPFFVLGWYLLVYLPFSVIAFFNYIFEKIGINIIVHAIFHRQTFSFESLPIGFWIFAIASISMGFIVLILRYVKFLIFRRNSADSEIAAMSKVSVGSFIFIFTFPVIFFTLLIGIQSTLTIINNYISGDQNLIDLMLRSASNKIPDSEIQTISQDFSVPSYSTFTTMESGEAIILIITLSASSIVVAYILGISFISLFTASAQLFMNFITMPLWAVSSIWDDGRKLKSWTRTFFGQFAVIIIYQVSFNLFLIWVASTYKIADSIDFEGAKGIFIFRFLLKISFIIGGGLAISTFTRQIAANYGQAGAVEHHQRLASSTLKVGGVALAGAAGTMFKLNQNNHKNATDLTGLPSKWNQKKPFDIVDNSILPNQKQSPWRNAMDLVGIGAGIAFAAYKARPLIKKWSNYRANRALNGEQTGLKNFFSKKINNLFSKFKRADSSQILEKKAKNTRSSVEKTSENSSSQNKIDEAANINQNNSLLTEKSPTSDDKLEQTDSLSQSKNESSEEKQQKLEKNDVEITPNSDQQDNSENKSDEKQQTENPEIVEKAAKKKGFWARFWGEWPAEETKKTRRKSSKTKDTTSEKEVKKVKKAVKKKETKAEKASESKEKKVKIEKADSKLDEKTSDTKEKAKK, from the coding sequence ATTGCCTTTTTTAATTATATTTTCGAAAAAATTGGCATAAACATTATTGTCCATGCAATTTTTCATAGGCAAACTTTTTCGTTCGAAAGTCTTCCAATCGGTTTTTGAATTTTTGCAATTGCCTCGATTTCAATGGGCTTTATTGTTCTTATTTTGCGATATGTTAAATTTTTAATTTTTCGCCGAAATTCTGCAGACAGTGAAATTGCGGCAATGTCGAAAGTTAGTGTTGGCTCGTTTATTTTTATTTTTACTTTTCCGGTTATTTTTTTTACTTTACTAATTGGAATTCAGTCAACCTTAACAATAATAAATAATTATATTAGTGGTGACCAAAATTTAATTGATTTAATGTTAAGATCGGCATCAAACAAAATTCCTGACAGCGAAATTCAAACAATTAGCCAAGATTTTAGTGTTCCATCTTATTCAACTTTTACGACAATGGAATCTGGCGAGGCGATAATTTTAATTATAACACTTTCGGCATCTTCAATTGTTGTTGCCTATATTTTAGGAATTAGTTTTATTTCACTTTTCACTGCATCAGCGCAACTTTTTATGAATTTTATAACCATGCCACTTTGAGCAGTAAGTAGCATTTGGGACGATGGTCGAAAACTAAAAAGTTGAACAAGAACATTTTTTGGCCAATTTGCGGTAATTATTATTTACCAAGTCAGTTTTAATTTGTTCTTAATTTGAGTAGCTTCGACCTATAAAATTGCAGATTCGATTGATTTTGAAGGTGCAAAAGGGATATTTATCTTCCGTTTTTTGCTAAAAATATCTTTTATAATCGGGGGCGGGCTGGCAATTTCTACCTTTACTCGCCAAATTGCCGCTAATTATGGACAGGCCGGAGCCGTTGAACACCACCAAAGATTGGCTTCCTCTACTCTAAAAGTTGGAGGGGTTGCGCTTGCTGGAGCAGCTGGGACAATGTTTAAATTAAATCAAAATAATCACAAAAATGCTACTGATTTAACAGGACTACCTTCAAAGTGAAATCAAAAAAAGCCTTTTGATATTGTTGATAATTCAATTCTTCCAAACCAAAAGCAAAGTCCTTGAAGAAATGCAATGGACCTAGTCGGAATCGGGGCTGGAATTGCTTTTGCTGCATATAAGGCTAGACCTTTGATTAAAAAGTGAAGCAATTACAGAGCTAATCGGGCTTTAAATGGTGAACAAACAGGATTAAAAAATTTTTTTAGCAAAAAAATTAATAATTTGTTCTCGAAATTTAAAAGAGCCGATTCAAGTCAAATTTTAGAGAAAAAGGCAAAAAATACTCGCTCAAGTGTTGAAAAAACATCAGAAAATTCATCATCTCAAAATAAAATCGACGAAGCAGCAAACATAAATCAAAACAATTCATTATTGACTGAAAAAAGCCCGACTTCTGATGATAAATTAGAACAAACTGATTCATTAAGTCAATCTAAAAATGAATCTAGTGAAGAAAAACAGCAAAAATTGGAAAAAAATGATGTTGAAATTACACCAAATTCAGATCAACAAGATAATTCTGAAAATAAATCTGATGAAAAACAGCAAACTGAAAATCCAGAAATAGTAGAAAAAGCTGCAAAAAAGAAAGGTTTTTGAGCTAGATTTTGAGGTGAGTGACCTGCAGAAGAAACTAAAAAAACACGAAGAAAATCTTCTAAAACAAAAGATACAACCTCTGAAAAAGAGGTTAAAAAAGTTAAAAAAGCAGTAAAAAAGAAAGAAACTAAAGCAGAAAAAGCAAGTGAATCTAAAGAAAAAAAGGTAAAAATTGAAAAAGCTGATTCAAAATTAGATGAAAAAACTAGCGACACAAAAGAAAAGGCAAAAAAATAA